ACAGTACATAAAAAACCAGAGGCAAGCAAGAACAAAATCGACACCAACCAGCCGCTCAGACCATAGACACCGACCGCCCGAACTCTGCAAACAGGCATTCTACTCGTATCCGGCCTGGATGGAAAAGTTGCGGCCATTGCCGTGGGAGCTTAACAGTGACAATATTTAACTTTGCGGAACTGCTGGAGAAGGTCATTCACTCACTTCCGGATCACATTGTGGTCCTGGACAGCAAAGGGCGCATCGTCTTCACGAACCAGGCTTGGAACCGGTTCGGTTCGGAAAACCACTACCCCCAGGACACAGGGTGGGAGGGGGTCAATTACCTGGAGGTCTGTGTGCGGGCGGCGCAGGCCGGCGACGAATTCGGGAAGCAGGCAGCAATGGGGATTAATGCGGTAACAAGGGGAGAGGAACGCTTCCAGCTGGAGTATCCATGTCACAGCCCGAGTCAGAAAAGGTGGTTCCTGATGAACGTGATCGGGGTGGAACATGACGGCTCCAGGTACGTCGCCATCTCCCATATAAACATCACCCTGCGCAAACTGGCGGAAGAACATGCCCATAACCTCTCGCGGACCGACGGCCTCACCGGCCTCTTCAACCGCCGCCATTTCGACAAC
The nucleotide sequence above comes from Geobacter benzoatilyticus. Encoded proteins:
- a CDS encoding sensor domain-containing diguanylate cyclase; this translates as MTIFNFAELLEKVIHSLPDHIVVLDSKGRIVFTNQAWNRFGSENHYPQDTGWEGVNYLEVCVRAAQAGDEFGKQAAMGINAVTRGEERFQLEYPCHSPSQKRWFLMNVIGVEHDGSRYVAISHINITLRKLAEEHAHNLSRTDGLTGLFNRRHFDNFLSEEWKRAARLGLPLTVAMIDIDHFKLLNDTYGHQYGDQCLIKVAEVLKHYARRPGDICARYGGEEFVLVFGNSTLEMVLPELHNLLDEVRALQLPNANAPTAKTVTVSIGAAAWRPLPGTNASAAIEAADAALYRAKNGGRNRIEL